Proteins found in one Melospiza georgiana isolate bMelGeo1 chromosome 1, bMelGeo1.pri, whole genome shotgun sequence genomic segment:
- the TMUB1 gene encoding transmembrane and ubiquitin-like domain-containing protein 1 — MALIEGVGDEVTVLFALLLAAAVLGLAWASTRAPEPAAPPAEAAPSTAPAERKALTPNPASAPAPAPAEGAAASDEAEGLRHRSPPAATAEGPAEPTLVLRLKFLNDTERLARVRPGDTVGALKRTYFPGQEQQVRLIYQGQLLRDDTQSLAELHLGHLSVLHCHLSPPSAAATAPGSPGPRSPAPAALGVGSLALPLFVLLLALLWYLQLQHRHVFTATATTCLAGLTLLVTFVAFAMYRR, encoded by the exons ATGGCGCTCATCGAGGGCGTCGGCGATGAGGTGACGGTGCTGTTCGCGCTGCTGCTGGCGGCCGCCGTGCTGGGGCTCGCCTGGGCCTCCACGCGCGCCCCCGAGCCCGCGGCGCCGCCGGCTGAGGCGGCCCCGAGCACGGCCCCCGCCGAGCGCAAGGCCTTGACCCCCAACCCGGCTTCGgcccctgccccggccccggccgagGGAGCGGCGGCCTCCGATGAGGCGGAGGGGCTGCGGCACCGGAGCCCTCCCGCGGCCACCGCCGAGGGCCCCGCCGAGCCCACGCTGGTGCTGCGGCTCAAGTTCCTGAACGACACGGAGCGCCTGGCGCGGGTGCGCCCCGGGGACACCGTCGGTGCGCTCAAGAG GACCTACTTcccggggcaggagcagcaggtgcgCTTGATCTACCAGGGACAGCTGCTGCGTGACGACACCCAGAGCCTGGCGGAGCTGCACCTGGGCCACCTGAGCGTCCTGCACTGCCACCTGTCGCCGCCCAGCGCGGCCGCCACGgcccccggcagccccggcccccgcAGCCCCGCACCCGCCGCGCTGGGCGTGGGCAGCCTGGCGCTGCCGCTCTtcgtgctgctgctggccctgctctggtacctgcagctgcagcaccgGCACGTCTTCACCGCCACTGCCACCACCTGCCTGGCCGGCCTCACCCTGCTCGTCACCTTCGTGGCCTTCGCCATGTACCGCAGATAG
- the FASTK gene encoding fas-activated serine/threonine kinase has translation MFPACCCAGKARPRLLLPLDPYGHGLLPAVHPDGGRGRAHGKRKSWNFIHEKMSYDTFFTMKRLIERSRSVGEVLRWVTQNPGKVSASHYPIALHKLGQLLQQQPGPPAGAGDGRGPAGQVLEQPEFHVLCQAIVSGCAKFDNFSIVNCLYAAAALGLPGESPLVRVLEDESRSRLGRFNQKDVSMVFSSVMRLHPSSPHPLVESCLSSLERHLEKERHPQTLFLLLSYYRLRAQALQGHAASDQQLINNRKILRLVRHTLGQVSAMREHELALLDEMLALCAQEANNKALEAIFSSQLFYENRQERFIRSMAEWLPRKAENLTPYTMALIAKYVARHRLREPRLLDTIANFLLKRGEQLDSKVIQKLVFPFSRMNYRPSNHGELFPKLEAILEQKAGSSPLATVNILMSMFQLSHFPQTVLHQVFSPGFITNVMSSPYALIVRRYLSLLDAAVELEFREYSGPRLDPRYRVLMFEHALTADEANRKYSYKGLVAEALRQLVGEECYRQDEVLPPGYCTDFLLWINRSGTVLPLSRVPAASRAPPATSPVTMSLRSSVLALTSDLQDFAPFAAEAPSSPPGPREGSRAGRFLPALCPAPGGPCFQPPSDYYCGLSKEPSLASPGSSTLSSPSECLSAPPPGTPDCSPRASAASLFQFPIGKILEEEEEAAGCPGQERGCFQGEQAQEQPEERSPPASEDAGPSPCRPSPKRGPQEGPQGAEEIQRVVLSVNDKWHYCQNSDILVGSRAMRDRHLRLLGYCLVQLPYTELEKVSGIEEAKHYLRQKLRELRF, from the exons ATGTTCCCCGCCTGCTGCTGCGCCGGCAAGGCCAGGCCgcgcctgctgctgcccctggacCCCTACGGCCATGGGCTGCTGCCCGCCGTGCACCCGGAcggcggccggggccgggcccaCGGCAAGAGGAAGAGCTGGAACTTCATCCACGAGAAGATGAGCTACGACACCTTCTTCACCATGAAGCGGCTGATCGAGCGCTCGCGCAGCGTGGGCGAGGTGCTGCGCTGGGTCACGCAGAACCCGGGCAAGGTGTCGGCCAGTCACTACCCCATAGCGCTGCAcaagctggggcagctcctgcagcagcagccgggGCCGCCCGCGGGGGCCGGGGACGGGCGCGGGCCCGCGgggcaggtgctggagcagcccgAGTTCCAcgtgctgtgccaggccatcGTCAGCGGCTGCGCCAAGTTCGACAACTTCAGCATCGTCAACTGCCTGTACGCGGCGGCCGCGCTGG GGCTGCCCGGGGAGTCGCCGCTGGTGCGGGTGCTGGAGGACGAGTCCCGCAGCCGCCTGGGCCGCTTCAACCAGAAGGACGTGTCGATGGTGTTCAGCAGCGTGATGCGGCTGCACCCCTCCAGCCCGCACCCGCTGGTGGAGTCGTGCCTCAGCAGCCTGGAGCggcacctggagaaggagcggcacccccagaccctgttcctgctgctctcctacTACCGGCTGCGGGCGCAGGCGCTGCAGGGCCACGCGGCCTCCGACCAGCAGCTCATCAACAACCGCAAGATCCTGCGCCTGGTGCGGCACACGCTGGGCCAGGTGAGCGCCATGAGGGAGCACGAGCTGGCGCTGCTGGACGAGATGCTGGCCCTGTGTGCCCAGGAGGCCAACAACAAGGCCCTGGAGGCCATCTTCAGCTCCCAGCTCTTCTACGAGAACCGGCAGGAGCGCTTCATTCGCAGCATGGCAG AGTGGCTGCCCCGGAAGGCAGAGAACCTGACCCCCTACACCATGGCCCTCATCGCCAAGTATGTGGCACGGCACCGGCTGCGTGAGCCACGCCTGCTCGACACCATCGCCAACTTCCTGCTGAAGCGCGGCGAGCAGCTCGACAGCAAG GTGATCCAGAAGTTGGTGTTTCCCTTCAGCCGAATGAACTACCGCCCCTCCAACCACGGCGAGCTCTTCCCCAAGCTGGAGGCCATCCTGGAGCAGAAGGCCGGCAGCTCCCCCCTGGCCACCGTCAACATCCTCATGTCCATGTTCCAGCTCAGCCACTTCCCGCAGACCGTCCTGCACCAGGTCTTCTCCCCAGGCTTCATCACCAATGTCATGA GCAGCCCGTACGCGCTGATCGTGCGCCGGTACCTGTCGCTGCTGGACGCGGCCGTGGAGCTGGAGTTCCGCGAGTACAGCGGCCCCCGGCTGGACCCGCGCTACCGCGTGCTCATGTTCGAGCACGCCCTGACCGCCGACGAGGCCAACAGAAAGTACAG CTACAAGGGGCTGGTGGCCGAGGCCCTGCGGCAGCTGGTGGGGGAGGAATGCTACCGGCAGGACGAGGTGCTGCCCCCTGGGTACTGCACAG ACTTCCTGCTGTGGATCAACCGCTCAGGCACGGTGCTGCCTCTCTCCCGCGTTCCGGCAGCTTCCAGGGCGCCCCCAGCCACGTCCCCTGTCACCATGTCCCTGCGCTCCAGCGTGCTCGCCCTCACCTCAGATTTGCAAGACTTTGCCCCGTTTGCTGCAGAGGCGCCCAGCAGCCCCCCAGGCCCCCGGGAGGGCAGCCGGGCCGGGCGGTTCCTGCCGgcgctgtgcccggccccgggggGGCCCTGCTTCCAGCCCCCCTCGGACTATTACTGCGGGCTGAGCAAGGAGCCCTCCCTGGCCAGCCCGGGCAGCTCCACgctcagcagcccctccgaGTGCCTCTCGGCGCCGCCGCCCGGCACCCCCGACTGCTCCCCGCGCGCCTCCGCCGCCTCCCTCTTCCAGTTCCCCATCGGCAAAatcctggaggaggaggaggaggcggccgGCTGCCCCGGCCAGGAGCGTGGCTGCTTCCAGGGGGAGcaggcccaggagcagcccgAGGAGCGCAGCCCCCCAGCCAGCGAGGACGCCGGGCCCTCGCCGTGCCGGCCCAGCCCCAAGCGGGGCCCACAAGAAGGGCCGCAGGGAGCCGAGGAGATCCAGAG GGTGGTGCTGTCGGTCAATGACAAGTGGCACTACTGCCAGAACTCCGACATCCTGGTGGGCTCCCGGGCCATGCGGGACCGGCACCTGCGGCTGCTGGGATACTGTCTGGTGCAG cTGCCCTACACGGAGCTGGAGAAGGTGAGTGGCATCGAGGAGGCCAAGCACTACCTGCGGCAGAAGCTGAGGGAGCTACGCTTCTGA